From bacterium, a single genomic window includes:
- a CDS encoding LptF/LptG family permease has translation MKIFQRYFILEYLSSFLVGLFIFTFIFIMDKIFILSELLVTKGISIADIIRLFTYYLPATFAITIPMGVLLATLIVWGKLSANNEIVAIKAAGISLNSLVFLAIFLGLFFFFVNTILNDTLLPFANQAYKDLYYQIAQKKPNVSIEEQVFTEMANKEIYVHKLDNKNNLMEGIYLYEKIREEDGDILLRYIFAKKGYWKKSIKDQDKVLILEDGSIHQTLEKDQEKYYVLKFNTHEIIFNLQEGASFMQPCKSLREMTSKELKEKIKEYQEKNLEVSLFLIELHKKISIPFACLVFTLVGTPLGLLTKKGGKSIGLGLSILVIFSYYLFLILGETLGNKGLISPFFSMWLPNIIIGTVGIFLCLFTIKR, from the coding sequence ATGAAAATATTCCAGCGGTACTTTATTTTAGAATATCTATCTTCTTTCTTGGTAGGTCTTTTCATCTTTACTTTTATCTTTATTATGGATAAAATTTTTATCTTAAGCGAGCTCTTGGTGACTAAGGGTATCTCTATTGCGGATATCATCAGGCTTTTTACTTACTATCTTCCGGCTACTTTTGCCATTACTATTCCGATGGGGGTTTTATTAGCTACTTTAATAGTCTGGGGAAAACTTTCGGCCAATAATGAGATAGTGGCTATCAAAGCCGCGGGTATTTCTTTAAACTCCTTAGTATTTTTAGCTATCTTCTTAGGTCTTTTTTTCTTTTTTGTAAATACTATCTTAAATGATACTCTTTTGCCTTTCGCTAATCAAGCTTATAAAGATTTATACTACCAGATAGCTCAAAAAAAGCCTAATGTTTCTATTGAAGAACAAGTCTTTACTGAAATGGCCAATAAAGAAATTTATGTCCATAAATTAGATAATAAAAATAATCTCATGGAGGGTATCTACCTTTACGAAAAGATCAGAGAAGAAGATGGAGATATATTGCTTCGATATATCTTTGCTAAAAAAGGGTATTGGAAGAAAAGCATCAAAGACCAAGATAAAGTCCTAATATTAGAAGATGGCAGCATTCATCAAACCTTAGAAAAAGATCAGGAAAAATATTATGTGCTGAAGTTTAATACTCATGAAATTATTTTTAATCTTCAAGAAGGAGCTTCTTTTATGCAACCCTGCAAAAGTCTTAGAGAAATGACCTCCAAAGAGTTAAAAGAAAAGATTAAAGAATATCAAGAAAAGAATTTAGAGGTAAGTTTATTTTTAATAGAGTTGCATAAAAAGATCTCCATTCCTTTTGCTTGCCTTGTCTTTACCTTAGTTGGAACTCCTTTGGGTTTGTTGACTAAAAAAGGAGGAAAATCCATTGGCTTAGGACTCAGTATCTTAGTTATCTTCAGCTACTATCTATTCTTAATTTTGGGAGAAACATTAGGCAATAAAGGATTAATCTCTCCTTTTTTTTCGATGTGGCTACCTAATATTATCATAGGAACAGTAGGTATATTTTTGTGTCTTTTTACTATAAAACGTTAA